In Sparus aurata chromosome 2, fSpaAur1.1, whole genome shotgun sequence, a single genomic region encodes these proteins:
- the LOC115570474 gene encoding galectin-4-like, producing the protein MSFVAPPGYQPIYGPTIPYLGPIYGGLREGVSIYIQGSVPEDITRFFVNLLCGEAESSDIALHFNPRFDGWDKVVFNSCQNGSWESEEKIRSMPFSKGEAFEMVIVVTSQGYQIRVNGNDFHTFEHRMPVERVRAMQIAGDVSIQTINVIGGGGMGGGMGGGMGGGMGGGMGGGYPGGGMGSEYIGFFFQGGYPGGMGGGMGGGMGGGMGGGMGGGMGGGYPGGDMGGGYPGGMGGGMGGGFPGSNLPGMGGQPVYNPPVPYSNMIPGGMFPKRTIIIRGMVPYGADRMSINFMVSRSRDIAFHMNPRVREGMVVRNSMIGGNWGQEERELSLNPFMEGQYFDMSIRCGNQRFKVFVNGQHLFDFFHRLQSFNEIDVLEIEGDVQISYIHF; encoded by the exons ATGTCGTTCGTCGCTCCTCCTGGTTATCAGCCAATCTACGGCCCT ACAATTCCTTATCTGGGGCCCATTTATGGAGGTCTGAGGGAGGGAGTGTCCATCTACATCCAGGGGTCCGTCCCCGAGGACATCACCAG GTTCTTTGTCAACCTGCTCTGCGGAGAGGCCGAGTCCAGCGACATCGCCCTCCACTTCAACCCTCGGTTCGACGGCTGGGACAAGGTGGTCTTTAACTCCTGTCAGAATGGATCCTGGGAGTCGGAGGAGAAGATTCGCAGCATGCCGTTCAGCAAAGGCGAGGCCTTCGAGATGGTCATCGTGGTCACGTCACAGGGCTACCAG ATCAGAGTCAACGGGAACGACTTCCACACCTTCGAGCACCGAATGCCCGTGGAGAGAGTTCGTGCGATGCAGATCGCAGGAGACGTTTCCATCCAGACGATTAACGTCATCGGG GGAGGAGGAATGGGAGGAGGAATGGGAGGAGGAATGGGAGGAGGAATGGGAGGAGGAATGGGA GGAGGATATCCAGGAGGTGGCATGGGG AGTGAATATATTGGCTTCTTCTTCCAGGGAGGATACCCAGGAGGCATGGGAGGAGGAATGGGAGGAGGAATGGGAGGAGGAATGGGAGGAGGCATGGGGGGAGGCATGGGT GGTGGATATCCAGGAGGTGATATGGGG GGTGGATATCCAGGAGGCATGGGAGGAGGGATGGGG GGAGGATTCCCGGGATCGAACCTGCCG GGAATGGGTGGACAGCCGGTCTACAACCCt ccgGTGCCGTACTCCAACATGATCCCAGGAGGAATGTTTCCCAAGAGAACCATCATCATCAGAGGCATGGTGCCCTACGgagcagacag AATGAGCATCAACTTCATGGTGAGCAGGTCTCGGGACATCGCCTTCCACATGAATCCCAGGGTGAGGGAGGGCATGGTGGTGAGAAACAGCATGATCGGCGGTAACTGGggtcaggaggagagagagctcAGCCTTAACCCATTCATGGAGGGACAGTACTTTGAT ATGTCAATCCGCTGCGGAAACCAGAGATTTAAAGTGTTCGTTAACGGGCAGCACCTGTTCGACTTCTTCCACCGTTTGCAGTCCTTCAACGAGATCGACGTGCTGGAGATAGAAGGCGACGTGCAGATCTCCTACATCCACTTCTGA